One Lactobacillus sp. ESL0785 DNA window includes the following coding sequences:
- a CDS encoding HD domain-containing protein: MFKRLRDYNDGEELELVVLIKNSQLRHTKKGKLYLAMSFGDSSGEIRGNFWDANNQDAATFSAGTIVELNGKREEYQGQPQIKIYSLRVVGPEEGYDLKQFIKSAPEKIADMKEEINQCVFEILNPTWNRIVRYLLKKWDERFFDYPAGKSNHHAVRGGLAYHTVSMLRDAKGIADNYPQVNRSLLYAGCILHDMGKVLELTGPAATQYTTEGNLIGHLVLIDEQIMMAAQEMKIDPESEDLLLLRHMVLSHHGKFEYGSPKLPALLEAELLHRIDDMDAAVYAITNALQHTRPGSFTDNIMSQGGRRFYRPKVDEPLDKSHKLE; the protein is encoded by the coding sequence ATGTTTAAACGCTTACGGGATTATAATGATGGTGAAGAACTAGAGTTAGTTGTTTTAATTAAAAATTCACAACTACGTCACACCAAGAAGGGTAAGTTGTATTTAGCAATGTCCTTTGGTGACAGTTCAGGTGAGATTCGCGGTAACTTTTGGGATGCGAATAATCAAGATGCTGCGACTTTTAGTGCGGGAACGATTGTTGAGTTAAATGGTAAACGTGAAGAATATCAGGGTCAGCCGCAAATTAAAATTTATAGTTTACGTGTTGTCGGTCCTGAAGAAGGTTATGATCTTAAACAATTCATTAAGTCGGCACCGGAAAAAATTGCGGATATGAAGGAAGAAATTAACCAGTGTGTTTTTGAAATACTGAATCCAACATGGAATCGCATTGTCCGTTACTTGTTAAAGAAGTGGGATGAACGCTTCTTTGATTATCCAGCTGGTAAAAGCAATCACCACGCAGTTCGGGGCGGGTTAGCATATCACACTGTTTCGATGTTGCGTGATGCTAAGGGAATAGCTGATAATTATCCGCAAGTTAACCGCTCACTCTTGTATGCAGGTTGTATTCTGCATGATATGGGTAAGGTACTCGAACTAACGGGGCCAGCTGCTACTCAGTATACTACTGAGGGAAATTTAATTGGGCATTTGGTTTTAATTGATGAACAAATTATGATGGCCGCTCAGGAGATGAAAATTGATCCTGAGTCAGAAGACTTGCTTTTGTTGCGACATATGGTTTTATCACATCATGGTAAGTTTGAATATGGTTCACCGAAATTACCAGCTTTGCTTGAAGCAGAATTGCTGCACAGAATTGATGATATGGATGCAGCAGTTTATGCGATTACTAATGCGCTGCAACACACACGACCGGGTAGCTTTACTGACAATATTATGAGTCAGGGTGGTCGCCGTTTTTATCGGCCGAAGGTTGATGAGCCACTAGATAAGTCACATAAATTAGAATAA
- a CDS encoding thioredoxin family protein translates to MEQIKELTRAKLTKITKNGRTVLEFSADWCPDCHFLAPFMPEIEHDFSSSKFYQIDLDGSLDLAKELNIMGIPSFVVYQDGAEIGRLVNRDRKTKDEVEDFLRSLD, encoded by the coding sequence ATGGAACAAATTAAAGAATTAACGCGAGCAAAATTAACTAAAATCACTAAAAATGGTCGGACTGTCTTGGAATTTTCAGCTGATTGGTGCCCAGATTGCCATTTTTTAGCCCCATTTATGCCAGAAATTGAGCATGATTTTTCTAGCAGTAAGTTTTACCAAATTGACCTGGATGGTTCGCTTGATTTGGCAAAAGAATTAAATATTATGGGAATTCCATCGTTTGTTGTCTACCAAGATGGTGCAGAAATTGGTAGACTAGTAAATAGGGATCGTAAGACTAAAGATGAAGTTGAGGACTTTTTACGGTCACTTGACTAG
- a CDS encoding peptidylprolyl isomerase PrsA encodes MKKYMKKVAAVVAVAGIALSTTACSNGGKTVASYKGGKITQNDYYTEMKKSQAGQTTLANMIINHVLDQQYGNKISKSKIDKQFNNYKKQYGSQFSAVLQQQGMTEASFKDNLKTTLLSEAALKDIKKVSKSQEDKVWKSYQPKVTVQHILVAKKSQAEDIINQLKNGKSFKTLAKKYSLDTATKSNAGKLPAFDSTDSSLDPAFKAAAFKLKSGETTKSPVKSQSGYHVIKMINHPAKGSFASHKKEIDDQIYQSMSQDQETMRSVIATVLKKADVSIKDNDLKNVLASYVSNSSSQK; translated from the coding sequence ATGAAAAAATATATGAAAAAAGTAGCTGCAGTTGTTGCTGTAGCCGGTATTGCATTATCAACCACTGCTTGTTCAAATGGTGGTAAGACTGTTGCCTCTTATAAAGGTGGTAAAATTACCCAAAATGATTACTACACTGAGATGAAAAAATCTCAAGCTGGTCAAACCACTTTGGCAAACATGATTATTAACCATGTTTTGGATCAACAATATGGTAATAAGATTTCTAAGAGTAAGATTGACAAGCAATTCAATAATTATAAGAAGCAATATGGTTCTCAATTCAGTGCTGTTTTGCAACAACAAGGAATGACTGAAGCCAGCTTCAAGGATAACTTGAAGACCACTTTACTTTCAGAAGCTGCCTTAAAAGACATCAAGAAGGTTTCTAAGAGTCAAGAAGACAAGGTTTGGAAGTCATACCAACCTAAAGTTACAGTTCAACATATTTTGGTAGCTAAAAAGTCGCAAGCTGAAGACATCATCAACCAGTTAAAGAATGGTAAGAGCTTTAAAACATTGGCTAAGAAGTATTCACTTGATACTGCAACCAAATCAAATGCCGGCAAATTACCAGCATTTGATTCAACTGACTCAAGCTTAGACCCAGCTTTCAAGGCTGCTGCCTTCAAATTAAAGTCTGGTGAAACAACTAAGAGTCCAGTTAAATCACAATCAGGTTATCACGTTATTAAGATGATTAATCACCCAGCTAAAGGTTCATTTGCTTCACATAAGAAGGAAATTGATGATCAAATTTACCAATCAATGTCACAAGACCAAGAAACAATGCGCAGTGTAATTGCGACTGTTTTGAAGAAGGCTGATGTATCAATCAAGGACAATGATTTGAAGAACGTTTTAGCATCATACGTTTCTAACTCAAGTTCACAAAAATAA
- a CDS encoding HIT family protein: MDELDKDCLFCKIIRGEVPSYTVFENDDVKAFLDLSQVNPGHTLMVPKKHITNFFDYTSEDARRFLQYIPVIANAVKKFDPKITGMNINTNNGASANQVVMHSHIHFVPRFAGDGLKLATRNNADKYKEEDYQKIADAIKAQF, encoded by the coding sequence ATGGATGAATTAGACAAAGATTGTTTATTTTGTAAAATTATTCGCGGCGAAGTGCCCAGTTATACGGTATTTGAAAATGATGATGTTAAAGCTTTTCTTGACCTATCACAAGTCAATCCTGGTCATACTTTAATGGTACCCAAAAAGCACATTACTAACTTTTTTGATTATACGTCTGAGGATGCCAGAAGATTTTTGCAATATATTCCTGTAATTGCCAATGCTGTTAAAAAGTTCGACCCCAAAATTACTGGTATGAACATTAACACTAATAATGGTGCCAGCGCCAATCAAGTAGTAATGCACTCACACATTCACTTTGTCCCGCGCTTTGCAGGTGATGGACTTAAGCTAGCAACTCGCAACAATGCAGATAAGTACAAGGAAGAAGATTACCAAAAAATCGCTGATGCAATTAAGGCACAATTTTAA
- a CDS encoding ABC transporter ATP-binding protein, which yields MEKKITLYTLSWGFVFGILLSVCGTFVNIWVPLVIKQLVDAKTKIVHHLNINLALVVAGAIILSAIVSAISEYLISVAGDRKIAAVRMQVEQHLLTLPMSFFADKRSGQLSSRVINDAEVVQDFMTSSIPTTINSLITIVGSFLILFSLDWRLTLFIILSFSLIIFIAIPIGKISEKLSVITQNKLSELSGQSTENLYNIRSIKLNNAYRPVLANFKDVVNNLFKVSKRTDKIFSIVGPIQTVFTLGIILMIIIYGGIRVQQQSLSIGTLVSFLIYLFQVIDPINSLGNFYTGYKQAKGATVKLNKILNTHGEQDVYTKQISQLPRCGDLVLQNVSFSYNDQEPVLQNVSLEFAAGKKTAIVGPSGAGKTTIINLLARLYEIEHGKLLLGQEQASEYKLSTWRDMFAVVTQENTIISGTIYLNLTFGLAQKPKDSEIWSALEKANLAAEIKKLPQGLQTIVGEQGVGLSGGQRQRLQLARAYLRNANFLILDEATSNLDPDSEKIVSDALNKIMIGQKTTLIVIAHRLSTIVDSDKIYFLDQHHVIGSGTHKDLMQKVPKYQQFVKEQILAVNE from the coding sequence ATGGAAAAGAAGATAACTTTATATACCTTATCGTGGGGATTTGTTTTTGGAATATTGCTTAGTGTTTGTGGGACCTTTGTTAATATTTGGGTACCATTAGTTATTAAGCAATTAGTAGATGCTAAGACCAAAATTGTTCATCATTTAAATATCAATTTGGCGTTAGTAGTTGCTGGTGCGATTATTCTAAGTGCTATTGTGAGTGCAATTAGTGAGTATCTTATCAGTGTAGCAGGTGATCGCAAGATTGCTGCTGTGAGAATGCAGGTTGAGCAGCATTTACTTACACTGCCAATGAGCTTTTTCGCTGATAAAAGAAGTGGTCAACTTTCAAGTCGAGTAATTAATGATGCTGAGGTTGTACAGGATTTTATGACTAGTAGTATTCCAACGACCATTAATAGTTTGATTACGATTGTTGGTTCATTTTTGATTCTCTTTAGTCTTGATTGGCGATTAACGTTATTTATTATTTTGTCTTTTTCATTAATTATTTTTATTGCCATTCCCATCGGAAAGATTAGTGAGAAGTTGTCAGTAATCACACAGAATAAGCTGAGTGAACTGTCAGGTCAGAGTACAGAAAATCTCTATAATATTCGTAGCATTAAGTTAAATAATGCCTATCGGCCAGTTTTAGCTAATTTTAAAGACGTTGTTAATAATCTCTTTAAGGTATCTAAGAGAACTGACAAGATTTTTTCAATTGTTGGGCCAATCCAAACCGTTTTTACTCTTGGAATCATTCTAATGATCATTATTTATGGTGGTATTCGTGTCCAGCAGCAGAGTTTGAGTATTGGAACATTGGTTTCTTTTTTAATATATCTTTTCCAGGTAATTGATCCTATTAACTCTTTAGGCAACTTTTATACGGGATATAAGCAAGCTAAAGGTGCGACTGTTAAGCTTAATAAGATTCTAAATACACATGGTGAACAGGATGTTTATACAAAGCAAATATCTCAATTACCTAGATGTGGCGATTTAGTTTTGCAAAATGTCTCTTTTTCTTATAACGATCAGGAACCAGTTTTACAAAATGTGTCACTTGAGTTTGCGGCGGGTAAGAAGACAGCAATTGTTGGCCCATCTGGTGCAGGGAAAACAACAATTATTAATCTATTGGCAAGATTGTATGAAATAGAGCATGGAAAATTACTTTTGGGTCAAGAACAGGCATCAGAATATAAGTTAAGTACTTGGCGAGATATGTTTGCTGTTGTGACGCAAGAAAATACAATTATTTCGGGAACAATTTATTTGAATTTAACCTTTGGTTTAGCCCAAAAACCAAAAGATAGTGAAATTTGGTCGGCACTTGAAAAGGCGAACTTAGCTGCTGAAATCAAAAAATTACCGCAAGGATTACAAACTATTGTTGGTGAGCAAGGCGTAGGTCTATCTGGTGGTCAGAGGCAGCGCTTGCAATTGGCACGTGCATATTTAAGAAACGCTAACTTTTTAATTTTAGATGAAGCAACATCCAACTTGGATCCTGATTCTGAAAAAATTGTCTCGGATGCTTTAAATAAAATTATGATAGGGCAAAAGACAACCTTAATTGTGATTGCACACAGACTGTCAACAATTGTCGATTCCGACAAAATTTACTTTTTGGATCAACATCATGTTATTGGCAGTGGCACGCATAAAGACTTAATGCAAAAAGTTCCTAAGTATCAGCAGTTTGTTAAGGAACAAATTTTAGCGGTTAATGAATAG
- a CDS encoding helix-turn-helix domain-containing protein encodes MKAFGETLKQIRNSRNITQQQLADNNLLNRSTISKIEHSTEEPAYEIAVRLIRTLGITPDEFSYIRNNYQLNAHDKIIYDILNIAYSTETNKIDKIIEQGTSLSSNPIITRLIPILKGFKAANTNNLGLAKKLILPVWNDYLSKIETWTILDLCIINLIFFVFDEETMACISEQAIQTIENNYQFLKSLESSFLLNQAILYMERQDFNSAITSLNRALPLIEHSFRYDKLFLAKGRLAICNNNKKEALYCLNVLKEMGAINVQQALREEITKFNNQF; translated from the coding sequence ATGAAAGCCTTTGGTGAAACCCTTAAACAAATTCGCAATTCACGAAATATAACTCAACAACAATTAGCAGATAATAATTTATTAAATAGATCAACTATCTCTAAGATTGAACATTCAACTGAAGAACCCGCTTACGAAATAGCAGTTAGATTAATCAGAACTTTAGGAATTACTCCAGATGAATTTTCTTATATTCGCAATAATTATCAACTTAATGCACATGACAAGATAATTTATGATATTCTCAATATCGCTTACAGCACAGAAACAAATAAGATTGACAAGATAATTGAACAGGGTACTTCATTATCTTCAAATCCAATAATTACTAGACTAATACCTATTTTGAAAGGATTTAAAGCTGCTAATACAAATAACTTAGGCTTAGCAAAAAAGCTTATTCTGCCTGTTTGGAATGATTATTTATCTAAGATTGAAACTTGGACAATATTAGACCTCTGCATTATTAATTTGATTTTCTTTGTTTTTGATGAAGAAACTATGGCTTGTATATCGGAACAGGCAATTCAGACAATTGAAAATAATTATCAATTCTTAAAGTCACTAGAATCTAGTTTTCTTCTTAATCAAGCCATTCTTTATATGGAACGGCAAGATTTCAACAGTGCAATTACTAGTTTAAATAGGGCACTGCCACTTATTGAGCATTCTTTTCGCTATGACAAACTGTTTTTAGCAAAAGGCAGACTAGCTATTTGTAATAACAATAAAAAAGAAGCTTTATATTGTTTAAATGTTTTAAAGGAAATGGGAGCTATCAATGTCCAACAAGCATTACGCGAAGAAATAACAAAATTCAATAATCAATTTTAA
- the ytpR gene encoding YtpR family tRNA-binding protein encodes MITSINRRSYPNTLIVILSQDHGKSEYVEKGDITQITDAEGNVTGYNFFNVDKVIDYANLPDGQVKLTDADLTALNQKLIAAGFDTELAYGKPTLVYGLVKTCDKHPDSDHLHVTTIEVGDGEQHQIVCGAPNIAQGQKVVVALPGTLMPNGQQIWPGDLRGVASYGMICSARELGLEHAEQKRGIMVVPDDFTVGAAFDPEACDALLASGKIKL; translated from the coding sequence ATGATTACTAGTATTAATAGACGTAGTTATCCTAACACCCTAATCGTGATTTTGAGTCAGGATCACGGTAAGAGTGAATACGTGGAAAAGGGCGACATTACCCAAATTACTGATGCTGAAGGTAATGTTACTGGTTACAACTTTTTTAACGTTGACAAGGTAATTGACTATGCTAACTTGCCAGATGGTCAAGTTAAGTTAACAGATGCTGATTTGACAGCTTTGAACCAAAAGTTAATTGCTGCTGGGTTTGATACTGAATTAGCTTACGGCAAGCCAACTCTTGTTTATGGCTTAGTTAAGACTTGTGACAAGCACCCAGATTCTGACCACTTGCATGTCACCACGATTGAAGTTGGCGATGGCGAGCAGCACCAAATTGTTTGTGGTGCACCTAATATTGCTCAGGGTCAAAAAGTGGTTGTTGCCCTGCCTGGTACGTTAATGCCTAATGGTCAACAAATTTGGCCTGGCGACTTACGTGGCGTTGCTTCATACGGTATGATTTGTTCAGCTCGTGAATTAGGCTTAGAGCATGCAGAGCAAAAGCGCGGGATTATGGTTGTGCCTGATGACTTTACAGTCGGTGCTGCTTTTGACCCAGAAGCATGCGATGCATTATTAGCCAGCGGCAAGATTAAGTTATAA
- a CDS encoding SLAP domain-containing protein, with protein sequence MKNNKKLLTMLSAAMLMTAPAALISNSNQAHAAQTTDQQADTNQGMLTLNHNTRVYNKNGQKLYSYQRNNGLLKKSATVKYAKSTQAITDPSTVRYSFHDDDWNWFYLPYKTIKGQEYYSIGHGGYIKAVNVQQINGKYLYTNKASLKIDKSYSNGVQVMDSKGKSKNKKLNPGQKVMFDRSASNIDFYGNNTDGNGDSKNYRIAGSDEFVSMDSDVLRQQLLPYSNYMNVYLTKDTNVYTDNGEQYVPTANKNEILLGVNKNSSVESTREPEVLPKGRIESVIKEVNIKLPNENKAELFYQLQSTNDSVAKFVKAADVKYAYGQHLQVTDLATK encoded by the coding sequence ATGAAAAACAATAAAAAGTTACTTACGATGCTTTCTGCAGCAATGTTAATGACTGCACCAGCAGCATTAATATCTAATAGCAATCAAGCTCACGCAGCACAAACTACTGACCAACAAGCTGATACTAATCAAGGGATGTTGACATTAAACCATAACACTCGTGTTTATAATAAGAATGGGCAGAAGTTATATTCTTATCAGAGAAATAATGGCTTGCTTAAAAAGAGTGCTACGGTTAAATACGCTAAAAGCACGCAGGCAATAACTGATCCAAGTACAGTTAGGTATTCGTTCCATGATGATGATTGGAATTGGTTCTATTTACCATATAAAACAATTAAGGGCCAAGAATATTACAGTATTGGACATGGCGGTTATATTAAAGCTGTGAATGTTCAGCAAATAAATGGAAAGTATTTGTATACTAATAAAGCTAGTTTGAAGATAGATAAATCTTATTCAAATGGTGTCCAAGTAATGGATAGTAAAGGCAAATCGAAAAATAAAAAGCTTAATCCAGGACAAAAAGTAATGTTTGACCGGTCAGCATCTAATATTGATTTTTATGGTAATAATACTGATGGTAATGGTGATAGTAAAAATTATCGTATTGCTGGTTCAGATGAATTTGTCAGTATGGATTCCGATGTTTTACGTCAACAATTATTGCCATATAGCAATTATATGAATGTATATTTAACCAAAGATACGAATGTTTATACTGATAATGGTGAACAGTATGTTCCTACAGCTAATAAAAATGAGATTTTATTAGGAGTTAATAAAAATAGTTCGGTTGAGTCAACTAGAGAACCAGAAGTATTACCTAAAGGAAGGATTGAGAGTGTAATTAAGGAAGTTAATATTAAGCTTCCAAATGAGAATAAAGCTGAATTGTTTTATCAATTGCAATCTACTAATGATTCAGTAGCTAAATTTGTTAAAGCTGCAGACGTTAAATATGCGTATGGTCAACATTTACAAGTCACGGATCTTGCAACTAAGTAA
- a CDS encoding ABC transporter permease yields the protein MRRLAQMRLRRNLQQSLKYLLLVFNDFFILALIFLFGALMYWYAQSMKTIPQNLWLYKPLISILLWLPLLIGNLVTLLQQADLQFLLPQDEQMVLYLKPLVKYSLIVPTLLILLIAGILFPFASLKAGLAPNNYWLFVLVVWLAKVLQLKFAEQNLYFGPKTPLWLVNLVLLLILVLALQSNYLVWLVLVILLFGLIAMYFVLERKTMFDWRYAVSQETKRKNRVYTAFSMFTDVKEKQVNIKRRKYLDFLLPRSLAKENPNRFLYRRSLLRNPDNLNLLVRMTAFAVLISWLVQNWAWALGLSCLVIFLTAYQLLPLADEFDDNIMYRVAPIVRNQRGRDLIVALSLPMLLQWLIISAAWLVLLPINLQLWEAIGLLVCFSVSVVQLYLPYKIKKRKI from the coding sequence ATGCGTAGGTTGGCTCAAATGCGGTTGCGGCGTAATTTGCAGCAATCATTAAAATATTTATTGTTGGTCTTTAACGACTTCTTTATTTTGGCGCTGATTTTTCTCTTTGGAGCATTGATGTATTGGTATGCTCAAAGCATGAAAACAATCCCGCAAAATCTATGGCTATATAAGCCATTAATCAGTATTTTACTGTGGCTGCCGTTACTCATTGGTAATCTTGTTACCTTGTTACAGCAAGCTGACCTGCAATTTTTATTGCCTCAGGATGAGCAAATGGTTCTATATTTGAAGCCGCTCGTTAAATACAGTTTAATTGTACCCACCCTGCTCATTTTACTGATTGCTGGAATTTTATTTCCTTTTGCAAGTCTTAAGGCTGGCCTTGCTCCTAACAATTATTGGCTTTTTGTCTTAGTAGTTTGGCTAGCAAAAGTTTTACAATTAAAATTTGCTGAGCAAAATTTATATTTTGGGCCTAAAACACCGTTGTGGCTGGTTAACTTGGTCTTGTTGCTTATCTTAGTTTTGGCATTACAAAGTAATTATTTAGTTTGGCTTGTTTTAGTAATTTTGTTGTTCGGCTTAATAGCAATGTATTTTGTACTTGAGCGTAAGACTATGTTTGATTGGCGTTATGCGGTTAGTCAAGAAACCAAAAGAAAGAATCGGGTCTACACGGCATTTAGCATGTTTACCGATGTCAAAGAAAAGCAGGTCAACATTAAGCGGCGCAAGTATCTAGACTTTTTATTGCCCCGATCACTGGCCAAGGAAAATCCCAACCGCTTCTTGTATCGGCGGTCACTATTGCGTAATCCTGACAATCTTAATTTATTAGTGCGAATGACGGCATTTGCGGTGTTAATTTCATGGTTGGTGCAAAATTGGGCGTGGGCTCTGGGATTGTCATGCTTAGTGATTTTTTTGACAGCTTACCAATTATTACCGCTAGCTGATGAATTTGATGATAATATTATGTATCGGGTAGCACCAATTGTGCGCAATCAGCGGGGACGTGACTTAATCGTTGCTTTGTCTTTGCCAATGCTTTTACAATGGTTGATAATTAGTGCAGCTTGGCTAGTTTTGTTGCCAATTAACTTGCAATTATGGGAAGCAATTGGCTTATTGGTCTGCTTTAGTGTGAGTGTCGTGCAGCTGTATTTGCCTTACAAAATTAAGAAGAGGAAGATTTAA
- the trmB gene encoding tRNA (guanosine(46)-N7)-methyltransferase TrmB has protein sequence MRLRNKPWAVELVKDHPESVLDRPDPEVKIDWTSRFSKPEQPLEIEVGSGKGHFITTLAEQHPERNFVAVELQITAAGIILRTKLEKRLDNLQILCADAAALDSFFAPNSTNVIYLNFSDPWPKTRHEKRRLTYQSFLQRYEKVLMADGHLEFKTDNAGLFAYSLKSMNNYGMHFDFVSVDLHHEVEEIVAQNVETEYEHKFAAQGNPIYALHADFGVK, from the coding sequence ATGAGATTACGTAATAAGCCATGGGCTGTTGAATTAGTGAAAGATCACCCAGAAAGTGTCTTAGACCGGCCAGATCCAGAGGTAAAGATTGATTGGACCAGCCGCTTTTCTAAGCCTGAACAGCCACTGGAAATTGAGGTTGGTTCAGGTAAGGGGCATTTTATTACGACACTGGCTGAACAACATCCTGAAAGGAATTTTGTGGCGGTTGAATTACAAATTACGGCGGCAGGAATTATTTTGCGCACCAAGCTTGAAAAGCGTTTAGATAACTTGCAAATTTTATGTGCTGATGCAGCAGCGCTTGATTCCTTTTTTGCTCCTAATTCAACGAATGTGATATATCTTAACTTTAGTGATCCGTGGCCGAAAACGCGTCACGAAAAACGCCGGCTGACTTATCAGTCATTCTTGCAGCGGTATGAAAAAGTGTTAATGGCAGATGGACATCTTGAATTCAAGACGGATAATGCGGGGCTATTTGCATATTCACTCAAGAGTATGAATAATTATGGGATGCACTTTGACTTTGTATCAGTTGACCTGCACCATGAAGTAGAAGAAATTGTGGCGCAAAATGTGGAAACGGAATATGAACACAAATTTGCGGCTCAGGGTAATCCGATTTATGCTCTTCATGCCGATTTTGGGGTAAAATAA
- a CDS encoding ABC transporter ATP-binding protein encodes MVLKIEHLTGGYTGVPVIKDINLEIKPGEALGLIGLNGAGKSTTIKHILGLLRPQQGTISLNGVELVKQPTQFKHEVAYIPETPVLYPELTLKEHLELTMLAYQQIPQTVWPRAKELLKLFRLDDKLDWLPIHFSKGMKQKVMIVTAFLADTSLLVIDEPFTGLDPLAVANLIALIKKALADNKMVLMTTHVLADAEQAISNYAVLNNGTIEVIGSLTAIREHYGLKDSDAFDKLYQVLSQEQKNA; translated from the coding sequence ATGGTTCTGAAAATCGAGCACTTGACTGGTGGCTACACAGGCGTACCAGTGATTAAAGATATTAACTTAGAAATTAAACCGGGCGAAGCCTTGGGCTTAATTGGTTTAAATGGCGCGGGTAAGTCGACAACAATTAAACATATCTTGGGCTTATTACGGCCGCAACAAGGTACAATTAGCCTCAACGGTGTGGAACTTGTTAAGCAGCCAACCCAGTTTAAGCATGAAGTTGCTTATATTCCAGAAACGCCCGTTTTATATCCAGAATTAACATTGAAGGAACATTTGGAGTTGACTATGTTGGCTTATCAACAGATCCCACAGACAGTTTGGCCTAGAGCAAAAGAATTGTTAAAACTGTTTCGGCTGGATGATAAGCTTGATTGGCTGCCGATTCACTTTTCTAAAGGGATGAAGCAGAAGGTAATGATTGTCACGGCTTTCTTGGCCGATACCAGTTTGCTGGTAATTGACGAGCCGTTTACGGGACTTGATCCGTTGGCTGTTGCCAATTTGATTGCCTTGATTAAAAAAGCGCTGGCTGATAATAAAATGGTTTTGATGACCACTCATGTTTTGGCTGATGCCGAGCAGGCGATTTCTAATTATGCGGTTTTAAATAATGGTACAATTGAGGTTATTGGCAGTTTGACAGCAATCCGCGAGCATTACGGTTTAAAAGATAGTGACGCGTTTGACAAGTTGTATCAAGTTTTGAGTCAGGAGCAAAAAAATGCGTAG